In Sporomusaceae bacterium FL31, one genomic interval encodes:
- a CDS encoding restriction endonuclease subunit M: protein MTSKWLEHIYEKLELKQGELLSATENPIESTMDSWVEKGGWLSLAAKIGQNLPDVKIDKVFFVHNDPVIVFAECSSNEKAIGELFRRVWCMARPSFLFVATPGELHVYSLSKLPERNKEGIQAPLSLIILHRIDEVLEQLSMFHREQLETGLLFADKRFGDIAERADRRFISDLKVLRYELIQEGLKEDKLMYAHAIIGRSIFIRYLEDRKILTKEYYYKIAEKNARWTELLNDPLPGFEAQADMQSIFYLKVLRDKQFTYALYENLSKDFNGDTFPQDPNEKENVKQTHLDLLQRFLRGDTGSQQKLFFWAYKFDIIPTELISNLYEEFYRKVTKGKETGTHYTPLALVEYVLSQVLTPSKLEKNPRILDPACGSGIFLVESFRRIVRYRVRERAGAALSYDELRAILKNQIAGIERNGEAIRVAAFSLYLALLHYQEPPDILEWVRSGQRLPNLKYQNKQGERYFNILYESDTFDSLQEWTGNEEPLFDVIVGNPPWGEAEEKAIKWCNSNERPIGDKEYSQAFIWRVMSLLQQNATAGLLVSSGVLLKQHPKSKRFRQIWLSEAKVNQVVNFIHARKVFFANAIAPFAYIEFEKTKDIPPDHTITYWSAKRTAAVAQQQAVILSSVDRKLVHQREAIVDDRVWKIYWWGSHRDRALINRISLNQTFGDLIETRKWKAGVGYKRGGAKCKQYPSDWLLKYKELPVQHLSRYGKFPTDCLISVPDEVHRKANEKLYKGWRILFKQGVSQALGVNGRILVRLEKEDCCFTHAMYGINVDNAEDWERKTIIAVLWSSLARYYYFLTASQWGTWHDSIFVEVLLSIPIKFPNNEELKNRVLKVVNELQECDQEILHNCREAELEQELDQVVFDLYGLNHAERDLIHDLCNTEMDFFYNHSESLVIKALDYFPKQTIGVIKDVKEKNYQRGLEGYLTTFLGIWNQELEPDGEFNWQIFGLHNSAAMIAVVFTTQYKGEGLTPIALHDEDSILAKLKNRLLIPFNSSKVYVDGIVRVVADDHIIIIKRNETRLWTRSRAREDAEATILQAMALQDAYQRGEK from the coding sequence ATGACTAGCAAGTGGTTGGAACACATATATGAAAAACTAGAGCTTAAACAAGGTGAACTGCTTTCCGCTACCGAGAACCCAATTGAGAGTACGATGGATTCTTGGGTTGAGAAAGGTGGGTGGCTTTCGCTTGCCGCAAAAATAGGTCAAAATCTTCCAGATGTAAAAATAGATAAGGTTTTCTTTGTTCACAATGACCCAGTAATAGTTTTCGCTGAATGTTCTTCTAATGAAAAGGCTATTGGCGAATTATTCCGAAGAGTATGGTGCATGGCCCGGCCATCTTTTTTGTTCGTTGCTACTCCTGGTGAGCTTCATGTATATAGTTTAAGCAAATTACCCGAACGAAATAAAGAAGGGATACAGGCTCCTCTATCTTTAATCATACTTCATCGAATTGATGAAGTATTGGAACAACTTAGTATGTTTCATCGAGAGCAATTAGAAACTGGATTGTTATTTGCAGATAAACGATTTGGCGATATTGCCGAACGAGCTGATCGAAGATTTATTTCAGACTTAAAAGTTCTGCGGTATGAGTTAATTCAAGAGGGGCTAAAAGAAGATAAGTTGATGTATGCTCATGCCATTATTGGGCGATCAATATTTATTAGATATTTAGAAGATCGTAAGATTTTAACTAAAGAATATTATTATAAAATTGCTGAGAAAAATGCTCGGTGGACAGAACTATTAAACGATCCTTTGCCTGGCTTTGAAGCGCAGGCTGACATGCAAAGCATCTTCTATTTAAAGGTCTTAAGAGATAAACAATTTACCTATGCACTATACGAAAACTTATCTAAAGACTTCAATGGCGATACATTTCCACAAGATCCTAATGAAAAGGAAAATGTAAAGCAAACACATTTAGATTTACTACAAAGATTTTTGCGTGGAGATACAGGTAGCCAACAGAAACTATTTTTCTGGGCATATAAATTTGATATTATACCAACCGAACTTATAAGCAATCTATATGAGGAGTTTTACCGAAAAGTTACGAAGGGGAAAGAAACTGGGACGCACTATACTCCGTTAGCTCTTGTTGAATATGTATTATCACAAGTTTTAACTCCAAGTAAACTAGAAAAAAATCCTCGTATACTCGACCCTGCTTGCGGATCAGGAATTTTTTTAGTTGAGAGTTTTCGAAGAATCGTAAGATATAGAGTAAGAGAACGAGCCGGTGCAGCTCTTAGCTATGATGAATTAAGGGCCATTTTAAAAAATCAAATAGCTGGGATTGAAAGAAATGGTGAAGCAATTAGGGTAGCTGCGTTCAGTCTTTATTTGGCACTTCTTCACTATCAAGAGCCTCCTGATATTTTGGAATGGGTAAGAAGCGGACAAAGGTTACCTAACTTAAAATACCAGAATAAACAAGGAGAAAGATATTTTAATATACTTTACGAGTCAGACACATTTGATTCATTACAAGAGTGGACAGGCAATGAAGAACCTCTATTTGATGTAATCGTTGGAAATCCTCCATGGGGAGAAGCAGAAGAAAAGGCAATTAAGTGGTGTAACTCTAATGAAAGACCGATAGGGGATAAAGAATATTCTCAGGCATTTATTTGGCGTGTTATGAGTCTTCTTCAGCAAAATGCAACAGCGGGACTTTTAGTTTCATCCGGTGTCTTACTAAAGCAACATCCAAAGAGCAAACGCTTTCGCCAAATATGGTTAAGTGAAGCCAAGGTAAATCAAGTAGTAAATTTTATTCATGCTCGTAAAGTTTTTTTTGCTAATGCGATTGCCCCTTTTGCATATATCGAATTTGAAAAAACGAAAGATATTCCTCCGGATCATACTATTACCTATTGGTCAGCAAAACGTACAGCAGCAGTTGCCCAACAACAGGCAGTCATTTTATCAAGTGTCGACCGAAAACTCGTTCATCAAAGGGAAGCAATTGTCGACGATAGAGTTTGGAAAATTTATTGGTGGGGAAGTCATCGGGATAGGGCGCTGATTAACCGTATTTCTCTCAATCAAACATTCGGAGATTTAATCGAAACTAGAAAGTGGAAAGCGGGAGTAGGGTATAAACGCGGTGGTGCAAAATGCAAACAATACCCGAGTGATTGGTTGCTAAAGTATAAAGAGTTACCTGTTCAGCACCTGAGTAGATATGGGAAATTTCCAACCGATTGTCTGATTTCAGTCCCAGATGAAGTCCACAGAAAAGCAAATGAAAAACTGTATAAAGGCTGGAGAATACTTTTCAAGCAAGGAGTATCACAAGCTTTAGGTGTGAATGGTCGTATTTTAGTGAGACTGGAAAAAGAAGATTGTTGTTTTACGCATGCGATGTACGGTATCAATGTCGATAATGCTGAGGATTGGGAAAGGAAGACAATTATTGCGGTGCTTTGGTCCTCTTTAGCGAGATATTATTATTTCCTAACGGCTAGTCAATGGGGAACATGGCATGATTCAATTTTTGTTGAGGTTTTACTAAGTATCCCTATTAAATTCCCGAATAACGAAGAATTAAAGAATAGGGTTTTAAAAGTAGTAAATGAGCTTCAAGAATGTGACCAAGAAATTTTGCATAATTGTCGTGAAGCTGAATTAGAACAAGAATTGGACCAAGTAGTTTTTGATCTTTATGGACTAAATCATGCAGAAAGAGATTTAATTCATGACTTATGTAATACAGAGATGGATTTTTTCTACAACCATAGTGAGAGCTTAGTAATTAAGGCTTTAGATTATTTTCCTAAACAGACAATAGGTGTAATAAAGGATGTTAAAGAAAAGAATTACCAAAGGGGTTTGGAAGGCTATCTAACTACGTTTTTAGGAATCTGGAATCAGGAGCTAGAACCTGACGGAGAATTTAATTGGCAAATTTTTGGCTTGCACAATAGTGCTGCCATGATCGCAGTAGTGTTTACAACTCAGTACAAAGGAGAAGGTTTGACTCCTATTGCCTTGCATGATGAAGATTCAATTTTAGCTAAGTTGAAAAATAGATTACTAATACCGTTTAACAGTTCGAAAGTCTATGTTGATGGTATTGTGCGTGTAGTGGCTGATGATCACATTATTATAATCAAACGTAATGAAACTCGTCTTTGGACTCGTAGTAGAGCAAGAGAAGATGCAGAAGCAACCATTTTACAAGCAATGGCACTCCAAGACGCCTATCAGCGAGGTGAAAAATGA
- a CDS encoding MarR family transcriptional regulator, translating to MELEEIRETFHVMTRRLGLIDKCGCKVGQFDISVTQSHILYEINKRRKPSMQEVAEALGMDITTFSRQIQTLMKLELVIKMELPEDRRVYVLSLSEIGIRVVMEISEQMNSYFREVFSGMSEFEKETVMRSIQLLNRNLSQSNVCCSPIR from the coding sequence ATGGAACTAGAAGAAATTCGGGAAACCTTTCATGTCATGACAAGAAGACTTGGCTTGATTGACAAATGTGGCTGTAAAGTTGGTCAGTTTGATATTTCGGTAACACAAAGTCATATTCTTTATGAAATCAATAAACGGCGAAAGCCATCCATGCAGGAAGTTGCCGAAGCGTTAGGGATGGATATAACTACTTTTAGTCGACAGATCCAAACATTGATGAAGCTTGAATTGGTAATAAAAATGGAGCTTCCAGAAGACCGGAGAGTTTATGTTCTCTCTCTATCCGAAATAGGAATCCGAGTTGTAATGGAAATAAGTGAGCAAATGAATAGCTATTTTCGAGAAGTTTTTTCAGGTATGTCAGAGTTTGAAAAAGAGACAGTAATGCGGTCTATTCAACTATTAAATCGCAATTTATCGCAATCCAATGTATGTTGTTCACCGATTAGGTGA
- the arsA_2 gene encoding arsenical pump-driving ATPase, which translates to MYKLFNPDHITLTKYLFFTGKGGVGKTSTACATAITLADQNKKVLLVSTDPASNLQDVFGIELNSKGTPIQEVPNLVVANLNPEEAAKEYRESVLAPYKGKLPPSVLKNMEEQLSGSCTVEIAAFNEFSAFITDEKIQQEYDHILFDTAPTGHTLRMLQLPSAWSNFISENTHGASCLGQLSGLEDKKEIYKNAVSTLADGKLTTLILLARPEYSPLKEAERASKELQELDVNNQLLVINGVLQLDIQNDKVADELYAKQQKALQNIPEHLQDIETYVIPLRAYNITGIKNIRMLLKGDYLETQDYQLVNANLPKIKELIEDLYVSQKRVIFTMGKGGVGKTTLAAAIALGLAAKGVKVHLTTTDPADHLKFVVESSAGITLSKIDEKEELKSYTEAVLAKARETMGEEDLAYVEEDLRSPCTQEIAVFRAFAEIVDKADDEVVVIDTAPTGHTLLLLDATQSYHKEIQKSQGEIPESVKKLLPRLRDEKETEVVIVTLPETTPVFEAMRLKEDLARAGINNKWWIINSSLLMTNTQSPLLKTKALNEIPWINKVDQLSQGNCAVVPWSGDDIKGKKLLELI; encoded by the coding sequence ATGTATAAACTGTTTAATCCCGATCATATAACACTAACGAAATATTTGTTTTTTACTGGTAAGGGCGGGGTGGGAAAAACTTCGACAGCCTGCGCAACAGCAATTACTTTAGCTGATCAGAATAAGAAAGTACTGCTTGTCAGCACTGATCCTGCGTCAAATTTGCAGGATGTATTTGGTATTGAACTAAACAGTAAGGGAACTCCTATTCAGGAGGTTCCTAATCTGGTTGTTGCAAATTTAAATCCAGAAGAAGCTGCTAAAGAATACAGAGAATCGGTACTTGCACCATATAAGGGTAAGCTGCCACCAAGTGTGTTGAAAAACATGGAAGAACAACTCTCAGGATCGTGTACTGTAGAAATTGCTGCCTTTAATGAATTTTCTGCTTTCATAACAGATGAAAAAATTCAGCAAGAATATGATCATATACTGTTTGATACCGCGCCTACCGGTCATACGCTCCGAATGCTTCAATTGCCATCAGCCTGGAGTAATTTCATTAGCGAAAACACGCATGGGGCATCTTGTTTAGGTCAATTATCTGGTTTGGAAGACAAAAAAGAAATCTACAAAAATGCAGTAAGTACTTTGGCGGACGGCAAATTAACTACACTTATTTTACTTGCTCGACCAGAGTACTCGCCACTTAAGGAAGCAGAACGTGCCTCAAAGGAATTGCAGGAGTTAGATGTAAACAATCAGTTGTTGGTTATCAATGGTGTCTTGCAGCTTGATATTCAAAATGACAAAGTTGCCGATGAACTTTACGCAAAGCAGCAAAAGGCATTGCAAAACATACCTGAACATTTACAAGACATTGAAACCTATGTCATTCCTTTACGAGCATATAATATTACAGGTATTAAAAATATAAGAATGCTGCTTAAGGGCGACTATTTGGAAACTCAAGATTATCAACTAGTCAATGCTAACTTGCCAAAAATAAAAGAACTAATCGAAGATCTATATGTATCCCAAAAGAGAGTAATCTTTACGATGGGAAAAGGCGGTGTGGGCAAAACTACTTTGGCAGCTGCTATTGCTCTTGGTCTAGCTGCAAAAGGAGTTAAAGTTCATTTGACCACAACCGATCCTGCCGATCACCTGAAGTTTGTTGTAGAATCCAGCGCCGGGATTACACTCAGCAAAATAGATGAGAAGGAAGAATTAAAAAGTTATACAGAAGCCGTATTGGCAAAAGCCAGAGAAACCATGGGTGAAGAAGACCTGGCTTATGTCGAAGAAGATCTTCGTTCGCCTTGTACCCAGGAAATTGCCGTATTTCGTGCATTTGCTGAGATCGTAGATAAGGCGGATGATGAGGTTGTTGTTATCGATACAGCACCAACAGGCCATACGTTGTTATTATTAGATGCAACCCAAAGTTACCACAAAGAGATTCAAAAATCACAAGGTGAGATACCGGAATCGGTTAAGAAACTTTTACCAAGATTACGTGATGAGAAAGAAACTGAAGTTGTCATTGTGACACTCCCTGAGACGACACCCGTTTTTGAAGCTATGCGGCTGAAAGAAGATTTAGCCAGAGCGGGCATCAATAATAAGTGGTGGATCATTAATTCGAGCTTGTTGATGACAAACACGCAAAGTCCTTTGTTAAAGACAAAAGCATTGAATGAAATTCCGTGGATTAATAAAGTTGATCAATTGTCACAAGGGAATTGTGCAGTAGTTCCGTGGTCTGGTGATGATATAAAGGGTAAAAAGCTGTTAGAGTTGATTTAG
- the arsD_2 gene encoding arsenic resistance operon repressor, translating to MKKIEIYDPAMCCSTGICGPSIDQELLRVATVVNSLVKKGVSITRYNLSSEPQAFIDNKKVNEYLIKEEVEILPITLVDGEVVKTKAYPTDDEFAQWTGLSKDEFIAPPAKESGCCCGDGGCC from the coding sequence ATGAAAAAAATTGAAATCTATGATCCAGCGATGTGTTGTTCAACCGGTATTTGCGGGCCAAGTATTGACCAAGAACTTTTAAGAGTTGCCACTGTCGTAAATTCTCTTGTAAAAAAAGGAGTCTCTATTACACGTTATAACCTTTCAAGTGAACCACAGGCTTTCATTGATAATAAAAAAGTGAATGAATATTTGATTAAAGAAGAAGTTGAGATATTACCAATTACTCTTGTGGACGGAGAAGTCGTTAAAACTAAAGCTTATCCTACCGATGATGAGTTTGCTCAGTGGACAGGATTATCTAAAGACGAATTTATTGCACCTCCCGCAAAAGAAAGTGGTTGTTGCTGCGGCGATGGTGGCTGCTGTTAA
- the arsr gene encoding transcriptional regulator: MEIINVLKALSDETRIKILNLLRIMPLCVCEIEDILGISQSNASRHLCLIRLY, encoded by the coding sequence ATGGAAATCATTAATGTACTAAAAGCATTAAGTGATGAAACACGGATTAAAATATTAAACCTGCTTAGAATAATGCCTTTATGTGTATGTGAGATTGAAGATATCTTAGGGATAAGTCAATCTAATGCATCCAGGCATCTATGTTTGATTAGATTATATTGA
- the nreC_3 gene encoding oxygen regulatory protein NreC produces MQTTVVIVDDHALMRSGLKLMLHNQSDIKVVGEASNGLEALQLIESVMPDVILLDLSMPVMGGIECLKKIREISPQSKVVLLTMHEDLQYLRQGLACGAMGFVLKKSADDVLYQAIRTVCSGAMFLPMNAGNILSVEQVEPPTFGSVKNLSAKEKTVLKLIAMGYTNAEIAENLLISVKTVETHKYRIMEKLQTKKRSDLVKYAIKLGLTSDDSFF; encoded by the coding sequence ATGCAGACTACAGTCGTAATAGTTGATGATCATGCTTTAATGAGATCAGGCTTAAAGTTAATGCTACACAATCAAAGTGATATTAAAGTTGTTGGTGAAGCTTCGAATGGTCTTGAGGCATTACAGCTAATCGAATCTGTAATGCCTGATGTCATATTACTTGATTTATCAATGCCAGTTATGGGCGGGATTGAGTGTTTAAAAAAGATCAGAGAGATTAGTCCACAAAGTAAGGTCGTTCTGTTAACGATGCATGAAGATTTGCAGTATTTGCGCCAAGGTTTAGCTTGTGGTGCTATGGGCTTTGTACTGAAGAAGTCTGCGGATGATGTATTGTATCAAGCAATTAGAACAGTATGCTCAGGTGCTATGTTTCTGCCGATGAATGCAGGTAATATACTAAGCGTTGAGCAAGTTGAACCCCCCACATTTGGTTCAGTAAAAAACTTAAGTGCGAAAGAGAAAACAGTTCTTAAGCTAATTGCAATGGGATACACGAATGCGGAAATTGCTGAAAATCTCTTAATTAGCGTTAAAACTGTTGAAACCCATAAGTATCGTATTATGGAAAAACTTCAAACAAAAAAGAGATCAGATTTAGTTAAATATGCTATTAAACTTGGATTAACTTCTGATGATAGTTTTTTCTAA
- the nreB_3 gene encoding oxygen sensor histidine kinase NreB: MVISGRQSFFLKIIIGVILILVLLGTINIFQTRTMMNSLFYDLQQKRGVSIAHMLASRASSLILVHNYYDLHELMKDTVTSNEDVRYAFVVGNEGELLAHSFESGFPKELLTANTPNNLEKFHAVELSTEEGRIQDIAVPLFEGRLGVAHVGMSDTSLNAILQATTRQLIYETVAAVFIGIALSFFYAGKLTKPIRELVRVTTAITSGDFTQKVLINSSDEFGKLAKNFNSMTDYLYELLTELKNKEEARTHLLQKVIIAQEDERKRVARELHDETGQTLTSLMIGLKYLAENCPGSSERCQLEDMRLSVKRTLGEIHRLSIELRPSILDDMGLVAALEKYIDEYNENYQVDVDLHVTWDIDKRLAHEIEITVYRIIQEALTNIAKYAQAKNVSVIITCNERGLEAIVEDDGIGFIVEDLYKDNRAVDKLGLYGMHERASLVGGSLTIESTINIGTTVYLRIPIERS, from the coding sequence ATGGTTATTTCAGGACGGCAAAGCTTTTTCTTAAAAATCATAATTGGGGTTATTCTTATTTTAGTTCTCCTTGGTACAATAAATATTTTCCAGACAAGAACCATGATGAATTCACTGTTTTATGATTTACAGCAAAAGCGGGGTGTATCTATTGCCCATATGCTTGCAAGTAGAGCCTCAAGCTTGATTTTGGTCCATAATTATTATGATTTACACGAATTAATGAAGGATACCGTTACGAGTAATGAGGATGTGAGATATGCTTTTGTTGTTGGAAATGAAGGAGAATTATTGGCACACTCTTTTGAAAGTGGATTTCCTAAAGAACTGCTAACAGCTAATACACCGAATAATTTAGAAAAATTTCATGCAGTTGAATTAAGTACAGAAGAAGGACGCATACAAGACATCGCTGTACCACTTTTTGAAGGACGGCTAGGGGTTGCTCATGTTGGCATGAGTGATACAAGCCTTAATGCTATCTTGCAGGCGACGACCAGGCAATTAATCTATGAGACAGTTGCTGCCGTTTTTATTGGGATCGCCTTGTCGTTTTTTTATGCTGGAAAGCTTACAAAGCCCATTCGAGAGTTAGTAAGGGTAACGACAGCGATAACTTCCGGTGATTTTACTCAAAAAGTTTTGATCAATTCAAGTGATGAGTTTGGAAAGCTTGCTAAAAACTTTAATAGCATGACTGATTATCTATATGAACTGCTTACTGAATTAAAAAATAAAGAAGAAGCGCGTACGCACCTTTTGCAAAAGGTTATTATTGCTCAAGAAGACGAACGCAAAAGAGTTGCCCGAGAGCTACATGATGAGACCGGTCAAACGCTAACTTCGCTGATGATTGGGTTAAAGTATTTAGCAGAAAACTGCCCTGGAAGCAGTGAACGATGCCAATTAGAAGATATGAGGTTATCAGTTAAGCGTACCCTTGGTGAAATTCATCGACTCTCAATTGAACTGAGACCTAGCATTTTAGATGATATGGGCTTAGTAGCCGCATTAGAAAAATATATCGATGAGTACAATGAAAACTATCAAGTTGATGTCGACCTACACGTTACATGGGATATAGATAAAAGGCTGGCGCACGAGATTGAAATTACTGTTTATCGAATCATTCAAGAAGCTCTAACTAATATTGCTAAATACGCTCAAGCTAAAAATGTTAGTGTTATTATCACTTGTAATGAACGTGGTTTAGAAGCTATTGTTGAGGATGATGGTATCGGCTTCATTGTTGAAGATTTATATAAAGATAATAGAGCTGTAGACAAACTCGGCTTATATGGGATGCACGAGAGAGCCAGCTTAGTAGGTGGTTCCTTAACAATTGAATCAACAATAAACATAGGGACTACAGTTTACTTGAGAATTCCAATTGAAAGGAGCTAA
- a CDS encoding phosphonate ABC transporter substrate-binding protein, producing the protein MKTKIVVLLAVFFMVALAGCSSSSPVKEVRLNNTDNQIVVGYQKNYNEIPLRVAVSSIVSPKETLTIYQPLLEYLEMKLGQKVVLLQRKTYKEVNELITTGHADIAFVCSGNYGAQMSGMELLAVPEVDGDSTYQSFIIAGKHVNASSLSDLRGRSFAYTDPLSFSGHIAPIYMISLLGYDADHFFGRNFYTFSHDNSIQAVSDGIVDAAAVDSMIYKQAIRKFPNLDKSIKVVDKSIVVGSPPVVVNPKIEAKRKEELRSLLLTMHMDPQGKEAINKLDYDKFVDPEEENYSILIPIWLKVKEEL; encoded by the coding sequence ATGAAGACTAAGATTGTAGTTTTGTTAGCAGTGTTCTTCATGGTTGCTTTAGCCGGATGTAGCTCGTCATCACCTGTGAAAGAAGTGCGTCTTAATAATACTGACAATCAAATTGTTGTTGGATATCAAAAAAATTACAATGAAATTCCACTTCGAGTAGCTGTATCATCAATTGTATCACCTAAAGAAACATTAACCATATATCAGCCATTATTGGAATACCTAGAAATGAAATTGGGTCAGAAAGTAGTCTTGTTACAACGTAAAACCTATAAAGAAGTAAATGAGTTAATAACCACAGGGCATGCGGATATTGCCTTTGTTTGCAGTGGTAATTATGGCGCGCAAATGTCTGGTATGGAATTATTAGCTGTGCCTGAAGTTGACGGTGATTCCACTTATCAATCTTTTATTATTGCAGGTAAACATGTTAATGCAAGCTCATTATCAGATTTGCGTGGTAGATCTTTTGCGTATACCGATCCGTTATCGTTTTCCGGTCACATCGCACCGATCTATATGATTTCATTATTAGGTTATGATGCAGATCATTTCTTTGGTCGCAATTTTTATACTTTCAGTCACGATAATTCGATTCAAGCAGTAAGTGACGGGATTGTGGATGCTGCAGCCGTGGACAGTATGATTTATAAACAAGCCATACGAAAATTTCCGAATTTAGATAAAAGCATTAAAGTCGTAGATAAATCGATTGTTGTTGGATCTCCTCCTGTTGTTGTAAATCCTAAAATAGAGGCTAAGCGAAAAGAAGAGCTGCGTAGTTTACTATTAACGATGCACATGGATCCTCAAGGGAAAGAGGCTATTAACAAGCTTGATTATGATAAGTTTGTCGATCCTGAGGAAGAAAACTATTCAATTTTAATACCCATCTGGTTGAAAGTTAAGGAGGAATTGTAA